The proteins below come from a single Myxocyprinus asiaticus isolate MX2 ecotype Aquarium Trade chromosome 28, UBuf_Myxa_2, whole genome shotgun sequence genomic window:
- the LOC127419080 gene encoding emerin-like — MSSLSDKSDKEIGQLLDEYGIKHGPIVVSTRKLYEKKLKDVMAKNTKPSSSDKTYYREEQEEVEYVTYHQQATRHDGFGDITRRSKVAEADFSHDTRSSQFTGYRDDVDTTYEPIVSQTRTTYQSSSRPGPSVSKSSQHGASPETNKSGGVPGWLHVLVFLIMVIFLYYVYSYMEPAEEGPFKKVQ; from the exons ATGTCCTCACTAAGTGATAAGTCTGATAAGGAGATCGGCCAGCTGCTGGATGAGTATGGTATCAAACATGGACCCATAGTAG TTTCCACACGGAAGCTCTATGAGAAGAAACTGAAAGATGTCATGGCCAAAAATACTAAGCCATCCTCGTCTGACAAGACATACTACAGAGAAGAAC aggAGGAAGTCGAATATGTTACCTATCATCAACAAGCTACAAGACATGATGGATTTGGTGATAT CACAAGGAGGTCAAAGGTCGCTGAGGCAGATTTCTCCCATGA CACACGGAGTTCGCAGTTTACTGGCTATAGAGATGACGTAGACACTACCTATGA GCCCATTGTCAGCCAAACTCGGACAACCTATCAGAGTTCTTCTCGCCCAGGCCCATCAGTTTCCAAATCCAGCCAGCATGGTGCCAGCCCAGAGACAAACAAATCTGGGGGTGTGCCAGGGTGGCTTCATGTCCTGGTGTTTCTAATCATGGTCATATTTCTTTATTATGTGTACTCCTATATGGAGCCTGCAGAAGAGGGACCCTTTAAAAAGGTTCAGTAA
- the LOC127419388 gene encoding uncharacterized protein LOC127419388, translating to MENNTKSRALHTMAVLQVFQAKLLRQMDEQGFDPETFKELRTATDLALHATKVMTQAIGKSMGNLVVLEWHKWLTLMEMSDREKASLLNAPVSPAGLFGGAVSMFAERYTATQQQLQAIKHFMLKRSIAYTARPHSVSSQHPAKRPIPANSAPAPAPAKPPVAQTEAAVPAPTSCRREAPLRPDGHNTLKRKTEPVVPSGAPKKA from the exons ATGGAGAATAACACTAAATCAAGAG CACTCCACACAATGGCAGTGCTCCAGGTATTCCAAGCTAAGCTTCTCagacaaatggacgagcaaggctttgATCCAGAGACTTTCAAAGAGCTACGGACCGCTACAGACCTAGCGCTGCACGCCACGAAAGTCATGACGCAGGctatcggcaagtccatgggcaacctggtcgTTCTAGAGTGGCATAAATGGCTGACCCTCATGGAGATGAGTGACAGAGAGAAAGCATCTCTGTTGAATGcaccagtgtctccagccggcctctttggtGGTGCAGTGAGTATGTTTGCTGAGCGTTACACCGCGACTCAGCAGCAGTTACAagctataaaacattttatgctCAAACGgagcatagcatatacggctcgCCCCCACTCTGTCTCAAGCCAGCACCCGGCTAAAAGACCCATACCTGCTAACTCAGCGCCAGCACCTGCCCCCGCCAAGCCACCGGTGGCCCAGACGGAAGCAGCCGTACCAGCACCCACCTCGTGCCGACGGGAGGCACCCCTGCGCCCTGACGGGCACAACACTTTGAAGCGGAAAACAGAGCCCGTGGTTCCCTCCGGTGCTCCAAAGAAGGCTTGA